Proteins encoded in a region of the Benincasa hispida cultivar B227 chromosome 2, ASM972705v1, whole genome shotgun sequence genome:
- the LOC120071453 gene encoding protochlorophyllide-dependent translocon component 52, chloroplastic-like — MDVLKLSSSPFHFTAILNKPQFPNQCLQIPLFSSSSSSSINKHSRRFKLCAITSSAISTEESANPFEVEAESERREERFDWYAQWYPIMPICDLDKRVPHGKTVMGIDVVVWWDKNESAWKVFDDLCPHRLAPLSEGRIDQWGRLQCVYHGWCFNGSGDCKFIPQAPPDGPPVHTSKRACVAVYPSIVQNEMLWFWPNSDPQYKDILVKKKPPYIPELDDPSFTKLISNRDLPYGYEVLTENLMDPAHVPYAHYGIMGRQQPKNREKADREGGKPIDIVVRDLDVNGFITNQELGTSQFFAPCVFYTSFSLPSKKRDSNRQDNGALLSSENNTVAPNTSQRKAMLIFMCIPVGPGKSRLIFVSLRNFAVWIDRIIPRWVFHVGQNLILDSDLYLLHVEERKILDVGPSNWQKACFVPTKSDAKVVAFRRWLNKYSDGQVDWRGKFSGILPPSPPKEQLMDRYWSHVVSCSSCRVAYKGLNALEVVLQVISIASLGIFAATKQSLVSGAARVLMVAMAILCFAASRWLSHYIYKNFHFHDYNHALR; from the exons ATGGACGTTCTCAAACTCTCTTCTTCTCCATTTCACTTCACTGCCATACTGAACAAACCCCAATTTCCGAATCAATGTTTGCAGATTCCTCTTTTCTCCTCATCGTCTTCTTCATCGATCAACAAACACAGTCGAAGATTCAAGCTTTGTGCTATCACATCATCCGCCATTTCAACCGAAGAATCTGCCAATCCTTTTGAGGTGGAGGCTGAGAGTGAACGGCGAGAGGAGAGATTCGATTGGTATGCGCAATGGTACCCGATTATGCCGATTTGTGACCTCGATAAGAGGGTACCACATGGGAAAACGGTAATGGGGATTGATGTAGTGGTGTGGTGGGATAAGAACGAAAGTGCATGGAAAGTGTTTGATGATTTGTGTCCGCATAGATTGGCTCCGTTGTCTGAAGGAAGGATTGATCAATGGGGGAGATTGCAATGTGTTTATCATGGCTGGTGTTTTAATGGCTCCGGTGATTGTAAGTTCATCCCTCAGGCGCCCCCCGATGGCCCTCCG GTTCACACATCCAAAAGGGCATGTGTTGCTGTTTATCCCAGTATTGTGCAGAATGAAATGTTATGGTTTTGGCCCAATAGTGATCCTCAGTACAAAGATATTTTGGTGAAGAAAAAACCCCCTTACATCCCCGAATTGGATGATCCGTCATTTACCAAGTTAATCAGTAACAGAGATCTTCCGTATGG GTATGAGGTTTTGACTGAGAATCTTATGGACCCAGCACATGTCCCATATGCTCATTATGGGATAATGGGAAGGCAACAGCCCAAGAACAG AGAGAAAGCAGATAGAGAAGGAGGAAAACCAATTGACATAGTTGTGAGAGACTTAGATGTAAATGGTTTCATCACTAACCAGGAACTGGGAACTAGCCAGTTTTTTGCACCTTGTGTTTTTTACACTTCTTTTAGTCTACCTTCTAAGAAAAGAGATTCAAATCGTCAAGACAATGGAGCTCTCTTATCGAGTGAAAACAATACG GTGGCCCCAAACACATCTCAGAGAAAAGCGATGCTAATATTTATGTGTATTCCTGTTGGTCCGGGTAAAAGCAGATTAATATTTGTATCTCTAAGAAATTTTGCTGTATGGATTGACCGAATTATTCCAAGATGGGTGTTTCATGTGGGACAAAACCTCATCTTAGATTCAGATTTGTATCTTCTTCATGTGGAG GAGAGGAAGATATTGGATGTTGGCCCTTCAAATTGGCAGAAAGCTTGTTTTGTGCCAACCAAGTCTGACGCCAAAGTTGTTGCCTTCAGAAGGTGGTTGAACAAATATTCTGATGGTCAAGTTGATTGGAGAGGCAAGTTCAGTGGCATTCTTCCTCCATCCCCTCCGAAGGAACAGCTAATGGACAG GTACTGGTCTCATGTGGTGAGCTGCAGCAGTTGCAGGGTGGCATACAAGGGCCTCAATGCACTAGAAGTTGTATTGCAGGTTATCTCCATTGCTTCACTTGGAATATTTGCAGCAACAAAGCAGAGTTTGGTATCAGGAGCTGCTAGAGTTTTGATGGTGGCTATGGCTATCCTCTGCTTTGCTGCTTCAAGGTGGCTTTCTCATTACATTTACAAAAACTTCCATTTCCATGATTACAATCATGCCCTTCGGTGA
- the LOC120071658 gene encoding protochlorophyllide-dependent translocon component 52, chloroplastic-like isoform X2: MNVLKISSAPLHFTTKVNKSQFPKQCLQIPLFSSSFSSSVNRRNRRFKLCASKSTTISTEESANPFEVEAESEQREERFDWYAQWYPILPICDLDKKVPHGKTVMGIDLVVWWDKNESAWKVFDDLCPHRLAPLSEGRIDRWGRLQCVYHGWCFNGSGDCKFIPQAPPDGPPVHTSKRACVSVYPSIVQNDMLWFWPNSDPQYKDIMVTKKPPYIPELDDPSYTKLIINRDLPYGYEVLIENLMDPAHVPYAHYGIIGRQQTKNRKADREGGKPIEIVVRDFDVHGFISNQEVGNSKFVAPCVLYTSFNLPSKERNSRHQDNGTLLLAENNPVTPSTSQRKTMVVFMCIPISPGKSRVIFIPLRNFAIWVNRIIPRWMFHLGQNLVLDSDSYLLHVEERKILDVGPSNWQKACFLPTKSDAKVVALRRWLNKYSDGHVDWRGKFSGILPPSPPKKKLMDR; the protein is encoded by the exons ATGAACGTTCTGAAAATCTCTTCTGCTCCACTTCACTTCACTACCAAAGTGAACAAATCCCAATTTCCGAAGCAATGTTTGCAGATTCCTCTATTCTCCTCATCGTTTTCTTCATCGGTTAACAGACGCAATCGAAGATTCAAGCTCTGTGCAAGCAAATCAACCACCATTTCAACAGAAGAATCTGCGAATCCGTTTGAAGTGGAGGCCGAGAGTGAACAGCGAGAGGAGAGATTTGATTGGTATGCGCAATGGTACCCGATCTTGCCGATTTGTGACCTCGATAAGAAGGTGCCGCATGGGAAAACGGTAATGGGGATTGATTTGGTGGTGTGGTGGGATAAGAACGAGAGTGCGTGGAAAGTGTTTGATGATTTGTGTCCGCATAGATTGGCTCCGTTGTCTGAAGGAAGGATTGATCGGTGGGGGAGATTGCAATGTGTTTATCATGGTTGGTGCTTTAATGGCTCTGGTGATTGTAAGTTCATCCCTCAGGCGCCCCCGGACGGCCCTCCG GTTCACACATCCAAAAGGGCATGTGTTTCTGTTTATCCTAGCATTGTGCAGAATGACATGTTATGGTTTTGGCCAAATAGTGATCCCCAATATAAAGATATTATGGTGACGAAAAAACCCCCTTACATCCCCGAATTGGACGATCCGTCATATACTAAGTTAATCATTAACAGAGATCTTCCGTATGG GTATGAGGTTTTGATTGAGAATCTTATGGACCCTGCACATGTCCCATATGCTCATTATGGGATAATAGGAAGACAACAGACCAAGAACA GGAAAGCAGATAGAGAAGGAGGAAAACCAATTGAAATAGTTGTGAGAGACTTCGATGTACATGGTTTCATCAGTAATCAGGAAGTGGGAAATAGCAAGTTTGTTGCACCTTGTGTACTCTACACTTCTTTTAATCTACCTTCTAAGGAAAGAAATTCAAGACATCAAGACAATGGAACTCTCTTATTGGCTGAAAACAATCCG GTGACCCCAAGCACATCTCAGAGGAAGACGATGGTAGTATTTATGTGTATTCCCATTAGTCCGGGTAAAAGCAGAGTAATATTTATACCTCTGAGAAATTTTGCCATATGGGTTAACCGAATTATTCCAAGGTGGATGTTCCATTTGGGACAAAACCTCGTCTTAGATTCAGATTCGTATCTTCTTCATGTGGAG GAGAGGAAGATATTGGATGTTGGCCCTTCGAATTGGCAGAAAGCTTGTTTTCTACCAACCAAGTCAGACGCCAAAGTGGTTGCCTTGAGAAGGTGGTTGAACAAATATTCTGATGGCCATGTTGACTGGAGAGGCAAGTTCAGTGGCATTCTTCCCCCATCGCCTCCAAAAAAAAAGCTGATGGACAGGTAA
- the LOC120071658 gene encoding protochlorophyllide-dependent translocon component 52, chloroplastic-like isoform X1 produces the protein MNVLKISSAPLHFTTKVNKSQFPKQCLQIPLFSSSFSSSVNRRNRRFKLCASKSTTISTEESANPFEVEAESEQREERFDWYAQWYPILPICDLDKKVPHGKTVMGIDLVVWWDKNESAWKVFDDLCPHRLAPLSEGRIDRWGRLQCVYHGWCFNGSGDCKFIPQAPPDGPPVHTSKRACVSVYPSIVQNDMLWFWPNSDPQYKDIMVTKKPPYIPELDDPSYTKLIINRDLPYGYEVLIENLMDPAHVPYAHYGIIGRQQTKNRKADREGGKPIEIVVRDFDVHGFISNQEVGNSKFVAPCVLYTSFNLPSKERNSRHQDNGTLLLAENNPVTPSTSQRKTMVVFMCIPISPGKSRVIFIPLRNFAIWVNRIIPRWMFHLGQNLVLDSDSYLLHVEERKILDVGPSNWQKACFLPTKSDAKVVALRRWLNKYSDGHVDWRGKFSGILPPSPPKKKLMDRYWSHVVNCSSCKVAYKVLNALEVVLQVMSIASLGILAATKQSLASGAARVLMVSMAILFFAASRWLSHFIYKNFHFHDYNHALR, from the exons ATGAACGTTCTGAAAATCTCTTCTGCTCCACTTCACTTCACTACCAAAGTGAACAAATCCCAATTTCCGAAGCAATGTTTGCAGATTCCTCTATTCTCCTCATCGTTTTCTTCATCGGTTAACAGACGCAATCGAAGATTCAAGCTCTGTGCAAGCAAATCAACCACCATTTCAACAGAAGAATCTGCGAATCCGTTTGAAGTGGAGGCCGAGAGTGAACAGCGAGAGGAGAGATTTGATTGGTATGCGCAATGGTACCCGATCTTGCCGATTTGTGACCTCGATAAGAAGGTGCCGCATGGGAAAACGGTAATGGGGATTGATTTGGTGGTGTGGTGGGATAAGAACGAGAGTGCGTGGAAAGTGTTTGATGATTTGTGTCCGCATAGATTGGCTCCGTTGTCTGAAGGAAGGATTGATCGGTGGGGGAGATTGCAATGTGTTTATCATGGTTGGTGCTTTAATGGCTCTGGTGATTGTAAGTTCATCCCTCAGGCGCCCCCGGACGGCCCTCCG GTTCACACATCCAAAAGGGCATGTGTTTCTGTTTATCCTAGCATTGTGCAGAATGACATGTTATGGTTTTGGCCAAATAGTGATCCCCAATATAAAGATATTATGGTGACGAAAAAACCCCCTTACATCCCCGAATTGGACGATCCGTCATATACTAAGTTAATCATTAACAGAGATCTTCCGTATGG GTATGAGGTTTTGATTGAGAATCTTATGGACCCTGCACATGTCCCATATGCTCATTATGGGATAATAGGAAGACAACAGACCAAGAACA GGAAAGCAGATAGAGAAGGAGGAAAACCAATTGAAATAGTTGTGAGAGACTTCGATGTACATGGTTTCATCAGTAATCAGGAAGTGGGAAATAGCAAGTTTGTTGCACCTTGTGTACTCTACACTTCTTTTAATCTACCTTCTAAGGAAAGAAATTCAAGACATCAAGACAATGGAACTCTCTTATTGGCTGAAAACAATCCG GTGACCCCAAGCACATCTCAGAGGAAGACGATGGTAGTATTTATGTGTATTCCCATTAGTCCGGGTAAAAGCAGAGTAATATTTATACCTCTGAGAAATTTTGCCATATGGGTTAACCGAATTATTCCAAGGTGGATGTTCCATTTGGGACAAAACCTCGTCTTAGATTCAGATTCGTATCTTCTTCATGTGGAG GAGAGGAAGATATTGGATGTTGGCCCTTCGAATTGGCAGAAAGCTTGTTTTCTACCAACCAAGTCAGACGCCAAAGTGGTTGCCTTGAGAAGGTGGTTGAACAAATATTCTGATGGCCATGTTGACTGGAGAGGCAAGTTCAGTGGCATTCTTCCCCCATCGCCTCCAAAAAAAAAGCTGATGGACAG GTACTGGTCTCATGTGGTGAACTGCAGCAGTTGCAAGGTGGCATATAAGGTCCTCAATGCACTAGAAGTTGTATTGCAGGTTATGTCCATTGCTTCACTTGGAATTTTGGCAGCAACAAAGCAAAGTTTGGCATCAGGAGCTGCTAGAGTTTTGATGGTGTCTATGGCTATACTCTTCTTTGCTGCTTCAAGGTGGCTTTCtcatttcatttacaaaaactTCCATTTCCATGATTACAATCATGCCCTTCGGTGA